From Panthera uncia isolate 11264 chromosome E1, Puncia_PCG_1.0, whole genome shotgun sequence, one genomic window encodes:
- the ARRB2 gene encoding beta-arrestin-2 isoform X4, with protein sequence MGEKPGTRVFKKSSPNCKLTVYLGKRDFVDHLDRVDPVDGVVLVDPDYLKDRKVFVTLTCAFRYGREDLDVLGLSFRKDLFVATYQAFPPMPNPPRPPTRLQDRLLRKLGQHAHPFFFTIPQNLPCSVTLQPGPEDTGKACGVDFEIRAFCAKSLEEKSHKRNSVRLVIRKVQFAPEKPGPQPSAETTRHFLMSDRSLHLEASLDKELYYHGEPLNVNVHVTNNSTKTIKKIKVSVRQYADICLFSTAQYKCPVAQIEQDDQVSPSSTFCKVYTITPLLSDNREKRGLALDGKLKHEDTNLASSTIVKEGANKEVLGILVSYRVKVKLVVARGGDVSVELPFVLMHPKPHDHITLPRPQTAAPETDAPVDTNLIEFDTNYATDDDIVFEDFARLRLKGMKDEDYEDQFC encoded by the exons ATGGGGGAGAAACCGGGCACCAG GGTCTTCAAGAAGTCGAGCCCTAACTGCAAG CTCACCGTGTACTTGGGCAAGCGGGACTTTGTAGACCACCTGGACAGAGTGGACCCTGTAG ATGGCGTGGTGCTCGTGGACCCTGACTACTTGAAGGACCGCAAAG TGTTCGTGACCCTCACCTGCGCCTTCCGCTATGGCCGCGAGGACCTGGACGTGCTGGGCCTGTCCTTCCGCAAAGACCTGTTCGTCGCCACCTACCAGGCCTTCCCCCCCATGCCCAAcccgccccggccccccacccGCCTTCAGGACCGGCTGCTGAGGAAGCTGGGCCAGCACGCCCACCCCTTTTTTTTCACA ATCCCCCAGAACCTGCCCTGCTCCGTCACGCTGCAGCCGGGCCCAGAGGACACGGGGAAG GCCTGTGGAGTAGACTTTGAGATTCGAGCCTTCTGTGCCAAATCGCTAGAAGAGAAAAGCCACAAAAG gaactCTGTGCGGCTGGTGATCCGAAAGGTGCAATTTGCCCCAGAGAAACCCGGCCCCCAGCCCTCAGCAGAAACCACACGCCACTTCCTCATGTCTGACCGGTCCCTGCACCTCGAGGCTTCCCTGGACAAGGAG CTGTACTACCACGGGGAGCCCCTGAACGTCAACGTCCACGTCACCAACAACTCCACCAAGACCATCAAGAAGATCAAAGTCTCTG tGAGACAGTATGCCGACATCTGCCTCTTCAGCACCGCCCAGTACAAGTGTCCTGTGGCTCAGATCGAACAAGA TGACCAGGTGTCGCCCAGCTCCACGTTCTGCAAGGTATACACCATCACCCCGCTGCTCAGCGACAACCGGGAGAAGCGGGGTCTTGCCCTGGACGGGAAGCTCAAACACGAGGACACCAACCTGGCTTCCAGCACCAT CGTGAAGGAGGGCGCCAACAAGGAGGTGCTGGGAATCCTGGTGTCCTACAGGGTCAAGGTGAAGCTGGTGGTGGCTCGTGGCGG GGATGTCTCTGTGGAGCTGCCTTTTGTCCTCATGCACCCCAAGCCCCACGATCACATcaccctccccaggccccagacAG CTGCTCCTGAGACAGACGCCCCCGTGGACACCAACCTCATTGAATTCGACACCAA CTACGCCACAGACGACGACATCGTGTTCGAGGACTTCGCCCGCCTGCGGCTGAAGGGGATGAAGGACGAGGATTACGAGGACCAGTTCTGctag
- the ARRB2 gene encoding beta-arrestin-2 isoform X2, translating into MQGRRKEQVASPEGSGMGRLDAGRGSPLPRLVPSCWKASCPMPHGQSGCPKGQVALLPNFCLTPGCQEQQLHLGGAECMTTLPASGPHSSSRRVFKKSSPNCKLTVYLGKRDFVDHLDRVDPVDGVVLVDPDYLKDRKVFVTLTCAFRYGREDLDVLGLSFRKDLFVATYQAFPPMPNPPRPPTRLQDRLLRKLGQHAHPFFFTIPQNLPCSVTLQPGPEDTGKACGVDFEIRAFCAKSLEEKSHKRNSVRLVIRKVQFAPEKPGPQPSAETTRHFLMSDRSLHLEASLDKELYYHGEPLNVNVHVTNNSTKTIKKIKVSVRQYADICLFSTAQYKCPVAQIEQDDQVSPSSTFCKVYTITPLLSDNREKRGLALDGKLKHEDTNLASSTIVKEGANKEVLGILVSYRVKGCLCGAAFCPHAPQAPRSHHPPQAPDSCS; encoded by the exons ATGCAGGGGCGGAGGAAGGAGCAGGTGGCCAGCCCAGAGGGGTCGGGTATGGGAAGGCTGGATGCCGGGAGGGgatcccccctccccagactcgTCCCGAGCTGCTGGAAAGCCTCCTGTCCAATGCCCCACGGGCAGTCGGGCTGTCCCAAGGGCCAGGTGGCTCTGCTTCCAAACTTCTGCCTTACCCCAGGTTGCCAGGAGCAACAGCTTCATCTTGGGGGAGCGGAGTGCATGACGACCCTCCCCGCTTCTGGGCCTCACTCCTCTTCCCGGAG GGTCTTCAAGAAGTCGAGCCCTAACTGCAAG CTCACCGTGTACTTGGGCAAGCGGGACTTTGTAGACCACCTGGACAGAGTGGACCCTGTAG ATGGCGTGGTGCTCGTGGACCCTGACTACTTGAAGGACCGCAAAG TGTTCGTGACCCTCACCTGCGCCTTCCGCTATGGCCGCGAGGACCTGGACGTGCTGGGCCTGTCCTTCCGCAAAGACCTGTTCGTCGCCACCTACCAGGCCTTCCCCCCCATGCCCAAcccgccccggccccccacccGCCTTCAGGACCGGCTGCTGAGGAAGCTGGGCCAGCACGCCCACCCCTTTTTTTTCACA ATCCCCCAGAACCTGCCCTGCTCCGTCACGCTGCAGCCGGGCCCAGAGGACACGGGGAAG GCCTGTGGAGTAGACTTTGAGATTCGAGCCTTCTGTGCCAAATCGCTAGAAGAGAAAAGCCACAAAAG gaactCTGTGCGGCTGGTGATCCGAAAGGTGCAATTTGCCCCAGAGAAACCCGGCCCCCAGCCCTCAGCAGAAACCACACGCCACTTCCTCATGTCTGACCGGTCCCTGCACCTCGAGGCTTCCCTGGACAAGGAG CTGTACTACCACGGGGAGCCCCTGAACGTCAACGTCCACGTCACCAACAACTCCACCAAGACCATCAAGAAGATCAAAGTCTCTG tGAGACAGTATGCCGACATCTGCCTCTTCAGCACCGCCCAGTACAAGTGTCCTGTGGCTCAGATCGAACAAGA TGACCAGGTGTCGCCCAGCTCCACGTTCTGCAAGGTATACACCATCACCCCGCTGCTCAGCGACAACCGGGAGAAGCGGGGTCTTGCCCTGGACGGGAAGCTCAAACACGAGGACACCAACCTGGCTTCCAGCACCAT CGTGAAGGAGGGCGCCAACAAGGAGGTGCTGGGAATCCTGGTGTCCTACAGGGTCAAG GGATGTCTCTGTGGAGCTGCCTTTTGTCCTCATGCACCCCAAGCCCCACGATCACATcaccctccccaggccccagacAG CTGCTCCTGA
- the ARRB2 gene encoding beta-arrestin-2 isoform X1, with protein MQGRRKEQVASPEGSGMGRLDAGRGSPLPRLVPSCWKASCPMPHGQSGCPKGQVALLPNFCLTPGCQEQQLHLGGAECMTTLPASGPHSSSRRVFKKSSPNCKLTVYLGKRDFVDHLDRVDPVDGVVLVDPDYLKDRKVFVTLTCAFRYGREDLDVLGLSFRKDLFVATYQAFPPMPNPPRPPTRLQDRLLRKLGQHAHPFFFTIPQNLPCSVTLQPGPEDTGKACGVDFEIRAFCAKSLEEKSHKRNSVRLVIRKVQFAPEKPGPQPSAETTRHFLMSDRSLHLEASLDKELYYHGEPLNVNVHVTNNSTKTIKKIKVSVRQYADICLFSTAQYKCPVAQIEQDDQVSPSSTFCKVYTITPLLSDNREKRGLALDGKLKHEDTNLASSTIVKEGANKEVLGILVSYRVKVKLVVARGGDVSVELPFVLMHPKPHDHITLPRPQTAAPETDAPVDTNLIEFDTNYATDDDIVFEDFARLRLKGMKDEDYEDQFC; from the exons ATGCAGGGGCGGAGGAAGGAGCAGGTGGCCAGCCCAGAGGGGTCGGGTATGGGAAGGCTGGATGCCGGGAGGGgatcccccctccccagactcgTCCCGAGCTGCTGGAAAGCCTCCTGTCCAATGCCCCACGGGCAGTCGGGCTGTCCCAAGGGCCAGGTGGCTCTGCTTCCAAACTTCTGCCTTACCCCAGGTTGCCAGGAGCAACAGCTTCATCTTGGGGGAGCGGAGTGCATGACGACCCTCCCCGCTTCTGGGCCTCACTCCTCTTCCCGGAG GGTCTTCAAGAAGTCGAGCCCTAACTGCAAG CTCACCGTGTACTTGGGCAAGCGGGACTTTGTAGACCACCTGGACAGAGTGGACCCTGTAG ATGGCGTGGTGCTCGTGGACCCTGACTACTTGAAGGACCGCAAAG TGTTCGTGACCCTCACCTGCGCCTTCCGCTATGGCCGCGAGGACCTGGACGTGCTGGGCCTGTCCTTCCGCAAAGACCTGTTCGTCGCCACCTACCAGGCCTTCCCCCCCATGCCCAAcccgccccggccccccacccGCCTTCAGGACCGGCTGCTGAGGAAGCTGGGCCAGCACGCCCACCCCTTTTTTTTCACA ATCCCCCAGAACCTGCCCTGCTCCGTCACGCTGCAGCCGGGCCCAGAGGACACGGGGAAG GCCTGTGGAGTAGACTTTGAGATTCGAGCCTTCTGTGCCAAATCGCTAGAAGAGAAAAGCCACAAAAG gaactCTGTGCGGCTGGTGATCCGAAAGGTGCAATTTGCCCCAGAGAAACCCGGCCCCCAGCCCTCAGCAGAAACCACACGCCACTTCCTCATGTCTGACCGGTCCCTGCACCTCGAGGCTTCCCTGGACAAGGAG CTGTACTACCACGGGGAGCCCCTGAACGTCAACGTCCACGTCACCAACAACTCCACCAAGACCATCAAGAAGATCAAAGTCTCTG tGAGACAGTATGCCGACATCTGCCTCTTCAGCACCGCCCAGTACAAGTGTCCTGTGGCTCAGATCGAACAAGA TGACCAGGTGTCGCCCAGCTCCACGTTCTGCAAGGTATACACCATCACCCCGCTGCTCAGCGACAACCGGGAGAAGCGGGGTCTTGCCCTGGACGGGAAGCTCAAACACGAGGACACCAACCTGGCTTCCAGCACCAT CGTGAAGGAGGGCGCCAACAAGGAGGTGCTGGGAATCCTGGTGTCCTACAGGGTCAAGGTGAAGCTGGTGGTGGCTCGTGGCGG GGATGTCTCTGTGGAGCTGCCTTTTGTCCTCATGCACCCCAAGCCCCACGATCACATcaccctccccaggccccagacAG CTGCTCCTGAGACAGACGCCCCCGTGGACACCAACCTCATTGAATTCGACACCAA CTACGCCACAGACGACGACATCGTGTTCGAGGACTTCGCCCGCCTGCGGCTGAAGGGGATGAAGGACGAGGATTACGAGGACCAGTTCTGctag
- the ARRB2 gene encoding beta-arrestin-2 isoform X5, producing MQGRRKEQVASPEGSGMGRLDAGRGSPLPRLVPSCWKASCPMPHGQSGCPKGQVALLPNFCLTPGCQEQQLHLGGAECMTTLPASGPHSSSRRVFKKSSPNCKLTVYLGKRDFVDHLDRVDPVDGVVLVDPDYLKDRKVFVTLTCAFRYGREDLDVLGLSFRKDLFVATYQAFPPMPNPPRPPTRLQDRLLRKLGQHAHPFFFTIPQNLPCSVTLQPGPEDTGKACGVDFEIRAFCAKSLEEKSHKRNSVRLVIRKVQFAPEKPGPQPSAETTRHFLMSDRSLHLEASLDKELYYHGEPLNVNVHVTNNSTKTIKKIKVSGRSETVCRHLPLQHRPVQVSCGSDRTR from the exons ATGCAGGGGCGGAGGAAGGAGCAGGTGGCCAGCCCAGAGGGGTCGGGTATGGGAAGGCTGGATGCCGGGAGGGgatcccccctccccagactcgTCCCGAGCTGCTGGAAAGCCTCCTGTCCAATGCCCCACGGGCAGTCGGGCTGTCCCAAGGGCCAGGTGGCTCTGCTTCCAAACTTCTGCCTTACCCCAGGTTGCCAGGAGCAACAGCTTCATCTTGGGGGAGCGGAGTGCATGACGACCCTCCCCGCTTCTGGGCCTCACTCCTCTTCCCGGAG GGTCTTCAAGAAGTCGAGCCCTAACTGCAAG CTCACCGTGTACTTGGGCAAGCGGGACTTTGTAGACCACCTGGACAGAGTGGACCCTGTAG ATGGCGTGGTGCTCGTGGACCCTGACTACTTGAAGGACCGCAAAG TGTTCGTGACCCTCACCTGCGCCTTCCGCTATGGCCGCGAGGACCTGGACGTGCTGGGCCTGTCCTTCCGCAAAGACCTGTTCGTCGCCACCTACCAGGCCTTCCCCCCCATGCCCAAcccgccccggccccccacccGCCTTCAGGACCGGCTGCTGAGGAAGCTGGGCCAGCACGCCCACCCCTTTTTTTTCACA ATCCCCCAGAACCTGCCCTGCTCCGTCACGCTGCAGCCGGGCCCAGAGGACACGGGGAAG GCCTGTGGAGTAGACTTTGAGATTCGAGCCTTCTGTGCCAAATCGCTAGAAGAGAAAAGCCACAAAAG gaactCTGTGCGGCTGGTGATCCGAAAGGTGCAATTTGCCCCAGAGAAACCCGGCCCCCAGCCCTCAGCAGAAACCACACGCCACTTCCTCATGTCTGACCGGTCCCTGCACCTCGAGGCTTCCCTGGACAAGGAG CTGTACTACCACGGGGAGCCCCTGAACGTCAACGTCCACGTCACCAACAACTCCACCAAGACCATCAAGAAGATCAAAGTCTCTGGTAGGAG tGAGACAGTATGCCGACATCTGCCTCTTCAGCACCGCCCAGTACAAGTGTCCTGTGGCTCAGATCGAACAAGA TGA
- the ARRB2 gene encoding beta-arrestin-2 isoform X3: MTTLPASGPHSSSRRVFKKSSPNCKLTVYLGKRDFVDHLDRVDPVDGVVLVDPDYLKDRKVFVTLTCAFRYGREDLDVLGLSFRKDLFVATYQAFPPMPNPPRPPTRLQDRLLRKLGQHAHPFFFTIPQNLPCSVTLQPGPEDTGKACGVDFEIRAFCAKSLEEKSHKRNSVRLVIRKVQFAPEKPGPQPSAETTRHFLMSDRSLHLEASLDKELYYHGEPLNVNVHVTNNSTKTIKKIKVSVRQYADICLFSTAQYKCPVAQIEQDDQVSPSSTFCKVYTITPLLSDNREKRGLALDGKLKHEDTNLASSTIVKEGANKEVLGILVSYRVKVKLVVARGGDVSVELPFVLMHPKPHDHITLPRPQTAAPETDAPVDTNLIEFDTNYATDDDIVFEDFARLRLKGMKDEDYEDQFC; encoded by the exons ATGACGACCCTCCCCGCTTCTGGGCCTCACTCCTCTTCCCGGAG GGTCTTCAAGAAGTCGAGCCCTAACTGCAAG CTCACCGTGTACTTGGGCAAGCGGGACTTTGTAGACCACCTGGACAGAGTGGACCCTGTAG ATGGCGTGGTGCTCGTGGACCCTGACTACTTGAAGGACCGCAAAG TGTTCGTGACCCTCACCTGCGCCTTCCGCTATGGCCGCGAGGACCTGGACGTGCTGGGCCTGTCCTTCCGCAAAGACCTGTTCGTCGCCACCTACCAGGCCTTCCCCCCCATGCCCAAcccgccccggccccccacccGCCTTCAGGACCGGCTGCTGAGGAAGCTGGGCCAGCACGCCCACCCCTTTTTTTTCACA ATCCCCCAGAACCTGCCCTGCTCCGTCACGCTGCAGCCGGGCCCAGAGGACACGGGGAAG GCCTGTGGAGTAGACTTTGAGATTCGAGCCTTCTGTGCCAAATCGCTAGAAGAGAAAAGCCACAAAAG gaactCTGTGCGGCTGGTGATCCGAAAGGTGCAATTTGCCCCAGAGAAACCCGGCCCCCAGCCCTCAGCAGAAACCACACGCCACTTCCTCATGTCTGACCGGTCCCTGCACCTCGAGGCTTCCCTGGACAAGGAG CTGTACTACCACGGGGAGCCCCTGAACGTCAACGTCCACGTCACCAACAACTCCACCAAGACCATCAAGAAGATCAAAGTCTCTG tGAGACAGTATGCCGACATCTGCCTCTTCAGCACCGCCCAGTACAAGTGTCCTGTGGCTCAGATCGAACAAGA TGACCAGGTGTCGCCCAGCTCCACGTTCTGCAAGGTATACACCATCACCCCGCTGCTCAGCGACAACCGGGAGAAGCGGGGTCTTGCCCTGGACGGGAAGCTCAAACACGAGGACACCAACCTGGCTTCCAGCACCAT CGTGAAGGAGGGCGCCAACAAGGAGGTGCTGGGAATCCTGGTGTCCTACAGGGTCAAGGTGAAGCTGGTGGTGGCTCGTGGCGG GGATGTCTCTGTGGAGCTGCCTTTTGTCCTCATGCACCCCAAGCCCCACGATCACATcaccctccccaggccccagacAG CTGCTCCTGAGACAGACGCCCCCGTGGACACCAACCTCATTGAATTCGACACCAA CTACGCCACAGACGACGACATCGTGTTCGAGGACTTCGCCCGCCTGCGGCTGAAGGGGATGAAGGACGAGGATTACGAGGACCAGTTCTGctag